Proteins encoded in a region of the Globicephala melas chromosome 1, mGloMel1.2, whole genome shotgun sequence genome:
- the IQCC gene encoding LOW QUALITY PROTEIN: IQ domain-containing protein C (The sequence of the model RefSeq protein was modified relative to this genomic sequence to represent the inferred CDS: inserted 2 bases in 1 codon; deleted 1 base in 1 codon) gives MERERLDRKVTALQACVRGFLVRRQFQSLRAEYEAIVREIEGDLGTLQWTEGWIPRPRFLPKKAKSHQTWKAGERVPNPEQELWSCFPCKEPEKEAIWEEMILKKSGESAANSGSLPCRDDSPWLQDEQSRRTRKPSQEETRDMSKMENPEAAGPGLPHSQTELQELQYHRSHLAMELLWLQQAINSRKEYLILKQTLRSPEANQARDEPSLCADHGGQGCEKAGSRPGPPLEDQSYRTTREPDHMDDSCWRLRSQPHKTPEILATTDKTTAGAKYRDLCYRQTGPQLPTPWDNQAIGKRLTKEPECGEQTYGGTCLQLTKLLEDETHKGLKSRGCCSGKARTQLPTLCEDPDVEDNSPRGPGQKERDCQRAGPRELGLSEDRVICDGTLAEHGGLHLWKAKPPRGRTPSDKSSTDRTSNESSHEGWTNQRXSRPPEKLSSTGSDHTGEDHWRGRLWKTGPPG, from the exons ATGGAGCGGGAACGGTTGGATCGGAAGGTGACCGCGCTGCAG GCCTGCGTCCGGGGCTTCTTGGTCCGACGCCAGTTCCAGAGTCTTCGAGCTGAATATGAGGCTATTGTACGAGAGATCGAGGGTGATCTGGGCACGCTTCAGTGGACTGAGGGCTGGATTCCCAGGCCCCGATTTCTCCCAAAG AAGGCAAAATCCCATCAGACCTGGAAAGCTGGAGAGAGGGTACCAAATCcagagcaggaactgtggagcTGCTTCCCATGTAAAGAGCCTGAGAAAGAGGCCATCTGGGAGGAGATGATACTGAAGAAGTCAGGAGAGAGCGCAGCAAACTCAGGCAGTCTTCCCTGCAGAGATGATAGCCCATGGCTTCAGGATGAGCAGAGCAGGAGGACCAGGAAACCGAGCCAAGAGGAGACCAGAGACATGTCAAAGATGGAGAACCCAG AAGCTGCAGGTCCAGGACTGCCCCACAGCCAGACTGAGCTCCAGGAGCTCCAGTACCACCGCAGCCACTTAGCTATGGAGCTGCTGTGGCTGCAACAGGCCATCAATAGCCGTAAGGAG TACCTAATTCTCAAACAAACACTGAGATCCCCAGAGGCGAACCAGGCAAGAGATGAGCCCAGCTTGTGCGCAGACCATGGGGGACAGGGCTGTGAGAAAGCTGGGTCACGACCAGGCCCACCACTGGAAGACCAGTCCTACAGAACTACTAGAGAGCCAGACCACATGGATGACTCCTGCTGGAGACTCAGATCACAACCccataaaaccccagaaatacTGGCCACTACAGACAAAACCACTGCTGGGGCTAAGTACAGGGACCTATGCTACAGACAGACAGGACCACAGCTGCCCACACCATGGGATAATCAGGCCATAGGGAAAAGGCTCACCAAAGAGCCAGAGTGTGGAGAACAGACCTATGGAGGGACCTGCCTGCAGTTGACAAAACTTCTAGAGGATGAGACCCACAAAGGCCTCAAATCTAGGGGCTGCTGTTCTGGAAAGGCCAGGACACAGCTGCCCACACTCTGTGAGGACCCAGACGTTGAAGACAACTCTCCCAGAGGGCCAGGCCAAAAAGAGCGTGATTGCCAAAGAGCTGGGCCACGAGAGTTGGGCCTCTCAGAGGACCGTGTCATCTGTGATGGGACTTTGGCAGAGCATGGTGGCCTGCATCTCTGGAAGGCTAAACCACCCCGA GGCCGGACTCCTAGTGATAAAAGCTCCACAGATAGAACCTCCAATGAATCTAGCCATGAAGGATGGACAAACCAGAG ATCAAGGCCACCTGAGAAACTGTCTTCCACAGGGTCAGACCACACAGGAGAGGATCACTGGAGGGGGCGACTGTGGAAAACAGGACCACCAGGCTAG
- the CCDC28B gene encoding coiled-coil domain-containing protein 28B: MEDKKKKRSPKPCLTQPAQPPGTLRRVPVPTSHSGSLALGLPHLPSPKQRAKFKRVSKEKCRPVLAGGGGGSAGTPLQHSFLTEVTDVYEMEGGLLNLLNDFHSGRLQAFGKECSFEQLEHVREMQEKLARLHFSLDVCGEEEEEEEEEDGVTEGLPEEQKKTMADRNLDQLLSNLEDLSNSIQKLHLAENAEPEEPSAV, encoded by the exons ATGGaggacaagaagaagaaaaggagtcCCAAGCCCTGCCTGACccagccagcccagcccccaggcaCACTACGCAGGGTCCCAGTGCCCACCAGCCACAGCGGCTCCCTGGCCCTGGGACTCCCTCATCTGCCATCCCCCAAGCAGCGGGCCAAGTTCAAGAG GGTCAGCAAGGAGAAATGCCGCCCAGTGCtggcaggaggtgggggtggcTCTGCAGGCACCCCCCTGCAGCACTCGTTCCTGACCGAGGTGACCGATGTCTATGAGATGGAAGGTGGGCTGCTGAACCTGCTCAATGATTTCCACTCAGGCCGGCTGCAGGCCTTCG GGAAGGAATGCTCCTTTGAGCAGTTGGAACACGTGCGGGAGATGCAGGAGAAGCTGGCCCGGCTGCACTTCAGCCTGGACGTGtgtggagaggaggaggaggaggaggaggaggaggacggggTCACTGAGGGGCTACCTGAGGAGCAGAAGAAGACGATGGCTGACCGCAACCTGGACCAGCTGCTTAGCAAT CTGGAAGATCTCAGTAATTCTAT ACAGAAGCTGCACCTGGCTGAGAACGCCGAGCCTGAGGAGCCGTCAGCTGTGTAG